One window of Lacerta agilis isolate rLacAgi1 chromosome 14, rLacAgi1.pri, whole genome shotgun sequence genomic DNA carries:
- the LOC117058513 gene encoding uncharacterized serine/threonine-protein kinase SBK3-like isoform X2 yields the protein MMTSNCSVHEQNTTSTEALEDIEDNEELIEQLMCITSDSLPQLEVEEKYDIAKELGSGSYGHVLHIQHRERGTSMALKLMSKERTGRHEFLREYCIALCLSSHRTLLRTTGIAFETSTHYGFAQELAPAGDLCAILNSGEGLPEVQVKRCAAQLAEALDFMHGKGLVHRDIKLDNVMLFDKECRQVKLGDFGLTRVEGTQVAAMSGTLPYSPPELCLLEGTETLALDPSLDVWAFGVLLFCICTGCFPWDVAMSPDPQFEEFGIWQNRTVPGEAPALWRGFTTHLLGLFRRLMAIDPNRRIPAVEVHKYLALPWRVDSCGGTQSPQDEPLNTMDLGAFLNDPIGGNTNLGNRSQEKCPGEILPELILCEKTHTIQNGHSPGSNPSPQEASWLTEPGLQP from the exons ATGATGACCAGCAACT GCTCTGTTCATGAGCAGAACACCACCTCAACTGAGGCTCTGGAAGATATTGAAGACAATGAGGAGCTCATAGAACAGCTCATGTGCATCACCTCGGACAGCTTACCCCAGCTAGAAGTAGAGGAGAAATATGACATAGCCAAGGAGCTAGGCAGTGGCTCCTATGGACATGTTCTGCACATCCAGCATCGCGAGAGAG gaaCATCGATGGCTCTGAAGCTGATGTCCAAGGAGCGGACAGGGAGGCACGAGTTCCTGCGGGAATACTGTATTGCTCTCTGCCTCTCCTCACACCGCACTCTTCTCCGAACCACTGGCATTGCTTTTGAGACATCTACACATTACGGCTTTGCACAGGAGCTGGCACCAGCTGGTGACCTCTGTGCCATCCTGAATTCAGGG GAGGGCCTTCCTGAGGTGCAGGTAAAGCGGTGTGCAGCCCAACTGGCCGAGGCGTTGGATTTCATGCATGGCAAAGGCTTGGTGCACCGGGACATAAAGCTGGACAATGTGATGCTTTTTGACAAAGAGTGCCGTCAGGTGAAACTGGGAGACTTTGGCCTCACACGAGTGGAAGGCACACAAGTGGCTGCTATGTCTGGCACTCTGCCCTACTCCCCACCTGAATTGTGCCTTTTGGAAGGCACCGAAACTTTGGCTCTGGACCCCAGCCTGGATGTCTGGGCCTTTGGAGTGCTACTGTTCTGTATTTGTACGGGTTGCTTCCCTTGGGATGTGGCCATGAGCCCTGACCCTCAGTTTGAGGAATTTGGCATCTGGCAGAACCGCACGGTGCCAGGGGAGGCTCCGGCCCTGTGGAGAGGCTTTACCACCCATCTCTTGGGTCTGTTCCGCCGCCTAATGGCCATTGACCCTAACCGCCGCATTCCTGCTGTTGAAGTGCACAAGTACTTAGCTCTGCCTTGGAGGGTGGACAGTTGTGGAGGGACACAGAGTCCTCAAGATGAACCTCTGAATACAATGGATTTGGGTGCCTTCCTCAATGATCCTATTGGGGGCAATACTAACCTGGGTAATAGATCTCAGGAGAAGTGTCCAGGGGAAATACTGCCTGAGCTAATTCTCTGTGAGAAAACCCACACCATTCAGAA
- the LOC117058513 gene encoding uncharacterized serine/threonine-protein kinase SBK3-like isoform X3 — translation MCITSDSLPQLEVEEKYDIAKELGSGSYGHVLHIQHRERGTSMALKLMSKERTGRHEFLREYCIALCLSSHRTLLRTTGIAFETSTHYGFAQELAPAGDLCAILNSGEGLPEVQVKRCAAQLAEALDFMHGKGLVHRDIKLDNVMLFDKECRQVKLGDFGLTRVEGTQVAAMSGTLPYSPPELCLLEGTETLALDPSLDVWAFGVLLFCICTGCFPWDVAMSPDPQFEEFGIWQNRTVPGEAPALWRGFTTHLLGLFRRLMAIDPNRRIPAVEVHKYLALPWRVDSCGGTQSPQDEPLNTMDLGAFLNDPIGGNTNLGNRSQEKCPGEILPELILCEKTHTIQNGHSPGSNPSPQEASWLTEPGLQP, via the exons ATGTGCATCACCTCGGACAGCTTACCCCAGCTAGAAGTAGAGGAGAAATATGACATAGCCAAGGAGCTAGGCAGTGGCTCCTATGGACATGTTCTGCACATCCAGCATCGCGAGAGAG gaaCATCGATGGCTCTGAAGCTGATGTCCAAGGAGCGGACAGGGAGGCACGAGTTCCTGCGGGAATACTGTATTGCTCTCTGCCTCTCCTCACACCGCACTCTTCTCCGAACCACTGGCATTGCTTTTGAGACATCTACACATTACGGCTTTGCACAGGAGCTGGCACCAGCTGGTGACCTCTGTGCCATCCTGAATTCAGGG GAGGGCCTTCCTGAGGTGCAGGTAAAGCGGTGTGCAGCCCAACTGGCCGAGGCGTTGGATTTCATGCATGGCAAAGGCTTGGTGCACCGGGACATAAAGCTGGACAATGTGATGCTTTTTGACAAAGAGTGCCGTCAGGTGAAACTGGGAGACTTTGGCCTCACACGAGTGGAAGGCACACAAGTGGCTGCTATGTCTGGCACTCTGCCCTACTCCCCACCTGAATTGTGCCTTTTGGAAGGCACCGAAACTTTGGCTCTGGACCCCAGCCTGGATGTCTGGGCCTTTGGAGTGCTACTGTTCTGTATTTGTACGGGTTGCTTCCCTTGGGATGTGGCCATGAGCCCTGACCCTCAGTTTGAGGAATTTGGCATCTGGCAGAACCGCACGGTGCCAGGGGAGGCTCCGGCCCTGTGGAGAGGCTTTACCACCCATCTCTTGGGTCTGTTCCGCCGCCTAATGGCCATTGACCCTAACCGCCGCATTCCTGCTGTTGAAGTGCACAAGTACTTAGCTCTGCCTTGGAGGGTGGACAGTTGTGGAGGGACACAGAGTCCTCAAGATGAACCTCTGAATACAATGGATTTGGGTGCCTTCCTCAATGATCCTATTGGGGGCAATACTAACCTGGGTAATAGATCTCAGGAGAAGTGTCCAGGGGAAATACTGCCTGAGCTAATTCTCTGTGAGAAAACCCACACCATTCAGAA
- the LOC117058513 gene encoding uncharacterized serine/threonine-protein kinase SBK3-like isoform X1, giving the protein MAPGQIDAIGYEKQATTREWSVVVFPQKTSTAPAQKCLPDQGSVHEQNTTSTEALEDIEDNEELIEQLMCITSDSLPQLEVEEKYDIAKELGSGSYGHVLHIQHRERGTSMALKLMSKERTGRHEFLREYCIALCLSSHRTLLRTTGIAFETSTHYGFAQELAPAGDLCAILNSGEGLPEVQVKRCAAQLAEALDFMHGKGLVHRDIKLDNVMLFDKECRQVKLGDFGLTRVEGTQVAAMSGTLPYSPPELCLLEGTETLALDPSLDVWAFGVLLFCICTGCFPWDVAMSPDPQFEEFGIWQNRTVPGEAPALWRGFTTHLLGLFRRLMAIDPNRRIPAVEVHKYLALPWRVDSCGGTQSPQDEPLNTMDLGAFLNDPIGGNTNLGNRSQEKCPGEILPELILCEKTHTIQNGHSPGSNPSPQEASWLTEPGLQP; this is encoded by the exons ATGGCACCTGGGCAGATTGATGCCATAGGATACGAGAAACAAGCAACAACAAGAGAATGGTCTGTTGTTGTGTTTCCACAAAAGACTTCTACAGCACCAGCTCAGAAGTGCCTTCCAGATCAAG GCTCTGTTCATGAGCAGAACACCACCTCAACTGAGGCTCTGGAAGATATTGAAGACAATGAGGAGCTCATAGAACAGCTCATGTGCATCACCTCGGACAGCTTACCCCAGCTAGAAGTAGAGGAGAAATATGACATAGCCAAGGAGCTAGGCAGTGGCTCCTATGGACATGTTCTGCACATCCAGCATCGCGAGAGAG gaaCATCGATGGCTCTGAAGCTGATGTCCAAGGAGCGGACAGGGAGGCACGAGTTCCTGCGGGAATACTGTATTGCTCTCTGCCTCTCCTCACACCGCACTCTTCTCCGAACCACTGGCATTGCTTTTGAGACATCTACACATTACGGCTTTGCACAGGAGCTGGCACCAGCTGGTGACCTCTGTGCCATCCTGAATTCAGGG GAGGGCCTTCCTGAGGTGCAGGTAAAGCGGTGTGCAGCCCAACTGGCCGAGGCGTTGGATTTCATGCATGGCAAAGGCTTGGTGCACCGGGACATAAAGCTGGACAATGTGATGCTTTTTGACAAAGAGTGCCGTCAGGTGAAACTGGGAGACTTTGGCCTCACACGAGTGGAAGGCACACAAGTGGCTGCTATGTCTGGCACTCTGCCCTACTCCCCACCTGAATTGTGCCTTTTGGAAGGCACCGAAACTTTGGCTCTGGACCCCAGCCTGGATGTCTGGGCCTTTGGAGTGCTACTGTTCTGTATTTGTACGGGTTGCTTCCCTTGGGATGTGGCCATGAGCCCTGACCCTCAGTTTGAGGAATTTGGCATCTGGCAGAACCGCACGGTGCCAGGGGAGGCTCCGGCCCTGTGGAGAGGCTTTACCACCCATCTCTTGGGTCTGTTCCGCCGCCTAATGGCCATTGACCCTAACCGCCGCATTCCTGCTGTTGAAGTGCACAAGTACTTAGCTCTGCCTTGGAGGGTGGACAGTTGTGGAGGGACACAGAGTCCTCAAGATGAACCTCTGAATACAATGGATTTGGGTGCCTTCCTCAATGATCCTATTGGGGGCAATACTAACCTGGGTAATAGATCTCAGGAGAAGTGTCCAGGGGAAATACTGCCTGAGCTAATTCTCTGTGAGAAAACCCACACCATTCAGAA